A genomic stretch from Corvus cornix cornix isolate S_Up_H32 chromosome 7, ASM73873v5, whole genome shotgun sequence includes:
- the GALNT3 gene encoding polypeptide N-acetylgalactosaminyltransferase 3, giving the protein MALKKTPKLFKAFFHWKLWKFSIIVFVFLVFLFLLQREVGVQDFKDEAGIEPVLGKKSHVFGLVLNAMNNIKGAKPKMQIKAPVRQTKIPGERHCLPGHYTPVELKPFLDRPLQDPNAPGASGKAFKTINLNSEEQKEKQVGEEKHCFNAFASDRISLHRDLGPDTRPPECIEQKFKRCPPLPTTSIIIVFHNEAWSTLLRTVHSVMYTSPAILLKEIILVDDASVDEYLHDKLDEYVKQFQIVKVVRQKERKGLITARLLGASVATGETLTFLDAHCECFYGWLEPLLARIAENPVAVVSPDIASIDLNTFEFSKPSPYGHNHNRGNFDWSLSFGWESLPKHENKRRKDETYPIRTPTFAGGLFSISKHYFEHIGSYDEEMEIWGGENIEMSFRVWQCGGQLEIMPCSVVGHVFRSKSPHTFPKGTQVITRNQVRLAEVWMDEYKEIFYRRNTEAAKIVKQKTFGDISKRLDLRQRLKCKNFTWYLNNVYPEAYVPDLNPLFSGYLKNIGNRMCLDVGENNHGSKPLIMYSCHGLGGNQYFEYSAHHEIRHNIQKELCLHAAKGPVQLRECTYKGQKTFAVGEEQWLHQKDQTLYNEALRMCLTGNGEHPSLASCNPSDPFQKWIFGQND; this is encoded by the exons atGGCCTTGAAAAAGACACCTAAACTATTTAAGGCATTTTTTCACTGGAAACTTTGGAAGTTCAGCATTATTGTGTTTGtctttctggtatttttatttttattacaaagagAAGTGGGTGTTCAAGATTTCAAGGATGAAGCAGGGATTGAGCCAgttcttggaaagaaaagtcaTGTATTTGGTCTTGTGTTAAATGCTATGAACAATATCAAAGGTGCAAAGCcaaaaatgcagataaaagCACCTGTTAGGCAAACTAAGATTCCTGGAGAGAGACACTGTTTGCCAGGGCACTATACTCCAGTGGAACTAAAACCCTTTCTAGATCGGCCCCTTCAAGATCCTAATGCTCCTGGAGCTTctggaaaagcatttaaaaccaTCAACTTAAAttcagaagaacagaaagaaaaacaggttgGAGAAGAGAAACACTGTTTTAATGCATTTGCAAGTGACAGGATTTCTTTACATCGAGATCTTGGACCAGACACTCGACCTCCTGA ATGTATTGAACAAAAGTTTAAGCGTTGCCCGCCATTGCCAACCACAAGCATTATCATAGTTTTCCATAATGAAGCGTGGTCAACTCTGCTCAGAACCGTTCACAGTGTGATGTACACATCTCCTGCCATACTGCTAAAGGAGATTATTTTGGTGGATGATGCCAGTGTAGATG AATACCTGCATGATAAACTAGATGAATATGTGAAACAGTTTCAAATAGTTAAAGTAGTCCgtcaaaaggaaagaaaaggtctGATCACTGCACGCTTGTTGGGAGCCTCAGTAGCAACAGGAGAGACCCTCACTTTTCTGGATGCTCATT GTGAATGTTTTTATGGCTGGTTAGAGCCATTGTTGGCAAGAATAGCTGAGAACCCTGTTGCTGTTGTAAGCCCTGACATTGCTTCTATAGATCTCAATACTTTTGAATTCAGTAAACCATCTCCTTATGGGCATAACCACAACAGAGGAAATTTTGATTGGAGTTTGTCCTTTGGATGGGAGTCTCTTCCTAAACATgagaataaaagaagaaaggatgaaaCCTATCCAATTAG AACACCTACTTTTGCTGGAGGTCTCTTTTCAATATCAAAACACTACTTTGAACACATTGGAAGCTATgatgaagaaatggaaatatggGGAGGTGAAAATATAGAAATGTCTTTCAGA GTATGGCAATGTGGTGGACAGTTGGAGATCATGCCTTGCTCTGTTGTTGGCCATGTCTTTCGCAGCAAGAGTCCCCATACTTTCCCAAAAGGTACTCAGGTGATCACACGTAATCAAGTTCGCCTTGCAGAAGTGTGGATGGatgaatataaagaaatattttaccgAAGAAACACAGAGGCAGCAAAAATTGTGAAACAA aaaacatttggaGACATATCAAAAAGACTTGATTTAAGGCAGCGTCTGAAGTGTAAAAATTTTACCTGGTATCTCAATAATGTTTATCCAGAAGCGTATGTGCCAGACCTGAATCCTTTGTTTTCTGGATAT TTAAAAAATATAGGTAACCGCATGTGTCTGGATGTTGGTGAAAATAACCATGGCAGCAAACCATTGATTATGTATTCTTGTCATGGACTTGGAGGAAATCAG tACTTTGAATATTCTGCACACCATGAAATTCGCCATAACATCCAGAAGGAGCTTTGCCTGCATGCTGCCAAGGGACCTGTGCAGCTTCGCGAGTGCACCTACAAAGGCCAGAAAACCTTTGCTGTTGGAGAGGAGCAGTGGCTGCACCAGAAG GATCAAACTTTGTACAATGAAGCACTCCGTATGTGCCTTACAGGAAACGGAGAGCACCCGAGTTTGGCATCCTGTAATCCGTCAGACCCTTTCCAGAAATGGATCTTTGGCCAGAACGATTAA